In Rana temporaria chromosome 3, aRanTem1.1, whole genome shotgun sequence, a single window of DNA contains:
- the SNRPF gene encoding small nuclear ribonucleoprotein F, translating to MSLPLNPKPFLNGLTGKPVMVKLKWGMEYKGYLVSVDGYMNMQLANTEEYIDGALSGHLGEVLIRCNNVLYIRGVEEEEEDGEMRE from the exons ATG AGTTTGCCACTCAACCCAAAACCATTCCTTAATGGTCTTACTGGTAAGCCAGTAATGGTGAAACTGAAGTGGGGTATGGAGTACAAGGGATACCTGGTCTCTGTGGATGGATACATGAACATGCAG CTCGCCAATACAGAAGAGTATATTGATGGGGCATTATCCGGACATCTTGGCGAAGTTCTAATAAG GTGTaataatgtattatatatacgtggagtagaagaggaggaagaagatggcGAGATGAGAGAATAA